One Owenweeksia hongkongensis DSM 17368 genomic region harbors:
- a CDS encoding AAA family ATPase, protein MTPYESILELKKRMQASIIGQDDLVDRIILVLLANGNMLLEGLPGLAKTRAIKSLAKELNCGLSRIQFTPDLLPSDVTGTEIYQPETEEKFIFQKGPIFSNLILADEINRSPAKVQAALLEAMEERQVSVAGKTYIMDTLFMVMATQNPVEQEGTYPLPEAQMDRFLMHVIISYPDDGSELKIMRLNREEQHSGEKAEKERLAPEVVFAAREEIAKVKISEPMEKYIVDIISATRYPDKYSEELDAWLDFGASPRGSIAIDRACRTHAWMMGNDFVSPDNIRAVVHDCLRHRIMLSYEANAEGITPDKVLDEILEKVAVVA, encoded by the coding sequence ATGACGCCATATGAATCCATACTTGAGCTAAAAAAACGAATGCAGGCCTCCATCATTGGGCAAGATGATTTGGTAGATCGAATCATTTTAGTATTGCTGGCCAATGGAAATATGCTTCTTGAAGGCTTACCCGGATTGGCAAAAACCCGTGCTATTAAATCGCTAGCCAAAGAGCTGAATTGTGGATTAAGCCGAATACAGTTTACGCCAGATTTGCTGCCAAGTGATGTTACAGGAACAGAGATCTACCAACCTGAAACGGAAGAAAAATTCATCTTTCAAAAAGGACCGATTTTTAGTAATTTAATTTTGGCCGATGAGATAAATCGCTCGCCAGCCAAAGTGCAAGCAGCTTTGCTTGAAGCGATGGAGGAACGCCAAGTTTCGGTAGCCGGAAAAACCTATATAATGGATACGTTATTTATGGTAATGGCTACTCAAAACCCGGTGGAGCAAGAGGGAACTTACCCGCTACCGGAAGCACAAATGGACCGCTTCCTTATGCACGTTATTATCAGTTATCCCGATGATGGTTCAGAGCTGAAAATCATGCGCCTCAACCGAGAGGAACAGCATAGTGGAGAAAAAGCTGAAAAAGAAAGATTGGCACCAGAAGTAGTTTTTGCTGCGCGCGAAGAAATTGCCAAAGTGAAGATTTCGGAGCCCATGGAAAAATACATTGTCGACATTATTTCGGCCACACGCTACCCAGATAAATACAGCGAAGAATTAGACGCTTGGTTAGATTTTGGCGCCAGCCCACGTGGCAGCATTGCGATTGATCGCGCTTGCCGCACCCATGCCTGGATGATGGGCAATGACTTTGTTTCGCCAGATAATATTCGTGCTGTGGTGCACGATTGTCTACGCCACAGAATTATGCTGAGTTACGAAGCCAATGCCGAAGGCATTACCCCAGATAAAGTGCTGGATGAAATATTGGAGAAAGTAGCTGTTGTGGCATAG
- a CDS encoding DUF58 domain-containing protein: MSSKQATYPKDVFTSLQELLRMEGVSRHFSLRANRQKVSSILGGKHASKLRGRGLDFEEVRLYSKGDDIRNIDWKVTARTQQTHTRVFSEEKEKPALIIVDQSKSMFFGSQKRTKSVVAAELAVTLAFQVLKQGDRVGGIVMADEGTDIIFPKRDRKNILRFLERIVVRNHELNHSKPIDFAASLKDVMAKTRNIVTHDFLVVIISDFHRYSPEVTKYIKQLAQHNDVMLAKVFDPMERNIPNEKFIAGNAQHQVSVDGKKKQLRKKFEEGFDNDFEDFKTELKKHRIPSFSVSTIDSLEDQIKEYFKKSSK, encoded by the coding sequence ATGAGTTCAAAACAGGCAACATACCCAAAAGACGTTTTTACGTCTCTCCAAGAACTTCTCCGCATGGAAGGTGTTTCGCGGCATTTTAGTCTGCGGGCCAACCGCCAAAAAGTGAGCAGTATTTTGGGTGGAAAGCATGCCTCTAAATTGCGCGGCCGCGGTCTCGATTTTGAAGAAGTGCGCCTGTACAGCAAAGGCGATGACATTCGCAACATAGACTGGAAAGTAACGGCTCGCACCCAGCAAACACACACACGTGTTTTTTCGGAAGAAAAAGAAAAACCCGCACTCATTATTGTAGACCAAAGCAAAAGCATGTTTTTTGGGTCGCAAAAGCGCACCAAATCTGTGGTGGCGGCAGAGCTGGCAGTAACCTTGGCCTTTCAAGTTTTAAAACAAGGAGACCGCGTAGGCGGAATTGTAATGGCCGATGAAGGCACAGATATTATTTTCCCAAAGCGTGACCGTAAAAATATTCTACGCTTTCTGGAGAGAATCGTAGTACGAAATCATGAGTTGAATCATTCGAAACCTATTGATTTTGCAGCTTCACTGAAAGATGTAATGGCCAAAACGCGCAACATCGTTACCCACGATTTTTTGGTGGTCATCATCAGTGATTTTCATCGCTATTCACCTGAGGTGACCAAATACATCAAGCAATTGGCGCAGCACAATGATGTGATGTTGGCCAAAGTTTTTGACCCTATGGAGCGCAACATCCCCAACGAAAAGTTTATTGCGGGAAACGCGCAACATCAGGTAAGTGTAGATGGTAAAAAGAAACAACTTCGTAAAAAATTTGAGGAGGGTTTTGATAATGATTTTGAGGATTTTAAAACTGAATTGAAAAAACATAGGATTCCCTCATTTAGCGTAAGTACCATAGATTCTTTGGAAGATCAGATTAAGGAATATTTTAAAAAATCAAGTAAATGA
- a CDS encoding DUF4381 domain-containing protein, translating into MSLLLQIAPSDSLTTVVADLNLGPLQEPADVAFTFETIGWPILAILMLILIIVFSFFQMRKYKRNQYRREALAELKKVASGELDFAYSMVLVKRTAIQAFGREKAGKLAGKEWFTFLDENAKNVSFLSVLTEIEALIYKSEIPEKTTQEKIIVNAKNWISTHVAR; encoded by the coding sequence ATGAGTTTGCTTTTGCAAATAGCTCCGTCTGATTCATTGACAACAGTAGTTGCTGACTTGAACCTAGGACCATTGCAGGAGCCAGCTGATGTGGCTTTTACTTTTGAAACTATAGGGTGGCCAATTCTAGCCATACTTATGTTGATATTGATTATTGTCTTTTCATTTTTTCAAATGAGAAAATACAAACGCAATCAATACCGCAGAGAAGCCCTTGCAGAATTGAAAAAAGTAGCTTCTGGCGAGTTAGATTTTGCCTACAGCATGGTGCTAGTTAAGCGTACGGCAATTCAGGCCTTTGGTCGCGAAAAAGCAGGTAAACTAGCGGGAAAGGAATGGTTCACTTTTCTGGACGAAAACGCAAAGAATGTTAGTTTTTTATCTGTGCTTACAGAAATAGAAGCTCTTATTTATAAAAGTGAAATTCCCGAAAAAACAACCCAAGAAAAAATAATAGTCAACGCCAAAAACTGGATATCCACTCATGTTGCCCGATAA
- a CDS encoding VWA domain-containing protein has protein sequence MLPDNFELAFPWMLWLLPLPILVYFILPPLRMKSEALYFPGFKKAAGYTGDKPRKSAMVKRRNFFSWLILMIIWVLMIGALSSPQLVGEPEMKVKTARNFLITADISFSMAQKDWKLEDKKVRRWDAVKSLMHDFIKERKGDRMGLVFFATNSYVQAPFTPDLQTVDQLLDEADVGMAGQMTHIGKAISMGISLFKEDTIKTKVMLLLTDGVDGGADILPLDGAEMAKKDSVIIYTIGIGEPGTSGSDLDEKTLQEIAEITGGKYFRAKDADALKQVYEEVNKLEPIEFEEEENRPVTLLYMYPLGAALGLALAASFLSVLVSLLMQLINKR, from the coding sequence ATGTTGCCCGATAATTTTGAACTCGCCTTTCCTTGGATGCTGTGGCTTTTGCCACTGCCCATCCTCGTGTATTTTATCCTGCCACCGTTGCGGATGAAAAGCGAGGCGCTCTATTTTCCAGGTTTTAAAAAGGCTGCAGGATACACAGGTGATAAGCCTCGAAAATCAGCCATGGTAAAGCGCAGGAACTTTTTCAGTTGGTTGATTTTGATGATAATTTGGGTATTAATGATAGGTGCACTTTCATCTCCACAATTGGTGGGTGAGCCCGAAATGAAAGTAAAAACCGCACGAAACTTTTTGATTACAGCTGATATTTCTTTTAGCATGGCGCAAAAGGACTGGAAGCTTGAAGACAAGAAAGTGCGCAGGTGGGATGCCGTAAAAAGCCTGATGCATGATTTTATAAAAGAGCGAAAAGGTGATCGAATGGGTTTAGTTTTTTTTGCCACCAATTCGTACGTTCAAGCCCCTTTTACTCCTGATTTACAAACCGTGGATCAACTGCTAGATGAAGCCGATGTGGGGATGGCAGGGCAAATGACACATATTGGAAAGGCGATTAGTATGGGTATAAGTCTCTTTAAAGAAGATACTATAAAAACCAAAGTAATGCTGTTGCTCACAGATGGTGTGGACGGGGGTGCAGATATTCTTCCTCTTGACGGAGCCGAGATGGCAAAAAAAGATTCGGTTATTATTTACACCATTGGCATTGGCGAGCCCGGCACAAGTGGTTCTGATTTGGATGAGAAAACACTTCAGGAGATAGCTGAGATTACAGGAGGAAAATACTTTCGTGCAAAAGATGCTGATGCGCTAAAGCAGGTTTATGAAGAAGTAAACAAGCTGGAACCTATAGAATTTGAGGAAGAAGAAAACCGACCAGTAACGTTGCTATATATGTACCCGCTGGGAGCAGCATTGGGCTTGGCTTTGGCAGCAAGCTTTTTGAGTGTTCTTGTAAGTTTACTTATGCAGTTGATCAATAAAAGATGA
- a CDS encoding VWA domain-containing protein, with amino-acid sequence MTDIFPIIWSDFHFLRPHFLWGFAGVAVILILGLLNARENAGWKKHIAAHLRPFVISKGSASIKIVMQFVQAIALSCAVLALAGPTWKKVQLPGQILETPMVILLDLSQSMMADDIQPTRLERAKFKINDFLDSKPGARVSLVGFAGTAHTIVPLTRDYKIIKNHVETLSPKVMPFLGSDLKKALDLADTLMSITTAPGTVLVFSDDFDNQDFDVIQNFIEPLKSTTPSRNKIEIMPMNTPSGADVPAYSGRGFLKNDGKALHSSLNSAVLSQIGGLENVTIHQLTLDNSDVELIAKNVSDHLKFTEAPTEKEDEWRDVGLLLAAPSALLILMWFRKGWVVFSLLMMVSLSSCNSSNKVEDFNDLWFTRDYQGQKESKAGHFVEAANLYKDPLRQGVAYFKAGEYDEAIRAFSRDTSAMGAYNLGLAYVQNGDLAAAQLAFGEAIKLDPENETARNNYNKLGHVLEGESEASMADAQEAGAEKGKAKNEQNKSPEDLSGGGQKATKKDMEKERLEETVNTDIRKAKEQDEVPVDFKSGENNNQQMVMMQKLDDDPARFLMKKFEFEAKRKNLKPNPDEKPW; translated from the coding sequence ATGACAGATATTTTCCCCATAATATGGAGTGATTTTCACTTTTTGCGACCTCATTTTTTGTGGGGTTTTGCAGGTGTTGCTGTCATTTTAATATTGGGATTATTGAATGCCCGTGAAAATGCGGGTTGGAAAAAACATATTGCAGCACACCTAAGGCCATTTGTAATTAGCAAGGGAAGTGCTTCAATAAAAATTGTGATGCAGTTTGTTCAAGCTATTGCCTTGAGCTGCGCTGTGCTGGCACTGGCCGGGCCAACTTGGAAAAAAGTGCAATTACCCGGGCAAATTTTGGAAACGCCTATGGTTATTCTGCTTGACCTTTCGCAAAGCATGATGGCCGATGATATTCAGCCGACAAGGCTGGAGCGAGCTAAATTTAAAATCAATGATTTCCTGGATTCCAAACCAGGTGCCAGGGTTTCTTTGGTAGGGTTTGCAGGCACTGCACATACCATTGTTCCGCTTACGCGTGACTATAAAATCATTAAAAATCATGTTGAAACCTTGTCACCTAAGGTGATGCCTTTTCTTGGAAGCGATTTGAAAAAGGCGTTAGATCTGGCTGACACATTGATGAGCATAACCACAGCGCCTGGCACTGTGTTGGTTTTTTCGGATGATTTTGATAACCAAGACTTTGATGTGATTCAAAATTTTATTGAACCATTAAAATCCACTACGCCTAGCCGAAACAAGATTGAAATAATGCCCATGAATACACCTAGTGGTGCCGATGTACCGGCCTATAGTGGTCGTGGGTTTTTGAAAAACGATGGTAAGGCGCTTCATTCTTCACTAAATAGTGCGGTGCTTTCACAGATTGGTGGTTTGGAAAATGTAACAATCCATCAACTCACTTTAGATAATAGTGATGTAGAATTGATTGCTAAAAATGTAAGCGATCATTTAAAATTTACCGAAGCACCTACCGAAAAAGAGGACGAATGGCGAGATGTAGGATTGCTGTTGGCAGCACCTTCGGCCTTGTTGATTTTGATGTGGTTCCGCAAAGGGTGGGTGGTTTTTTCATTATTGATGATGGTGAGCTTAAGTAGCTGTAATAGCTCAAATAAAGTGGAAGATTTTAATGACTTATGGTTTACCCGAGATTATCAAGGACAAAAGGAAAGTAAGGCAGGGCACTTTGTAGAAGCTGCAAACTTGTATAAAGATCCATTGCGACAGGGGGTGGCATATTTTAAAGCTGGAGAATATGATGAAGCTATTCGTGCTTTTAGTAGAGATACTTCGGCTATGGGAGCTTACAATTTGGGGTTAGCTTATGTGCAAAATGGCGATTTGGCTGCGGCACAATTGGCATTTGGAGAAGCGATAAAACTTGATCCAGAAAACGAAACAGCGCGTAACAATTATAATAAGTTGGGCCATGTATTAGAAGGTGAGTCTGAAGCAAGCATGGCAGATGCACAGGAAGCTGGAGCTGAAAAAGGAAAAGCCAAAAATGAGCAAAACAAAAGCCCCGAAGACTTAAGCGGAGGAGGGCAGAAAGCTACCAAAAAGGACATGGAAAAAGAGCGTTTGGAAGAAACTGTGAATACGGATATCCGAAAGGCAAAGGAACAAGATGAAGTGCCAGTTGATTTTAAATCTGGAGAAAACAACAATCAGCAAATGGTAATGATGCAAAAATTGGATGATGACCCTGCTCGTTTTTTAATGAAGAAATTTGAGTTTGAAGCCAAACGGAAAAACCTAAAACCAAATCCTGATGAGAAGCCTTGGTAA
- a CDS encoding BatD family protein, whose translation MRSLGKIVFLTWVLGVLLVFLSHSAQAQKLWSEVSLNKQSVYLGEPVEVTVSVYTSTWFTAGVDPGNVKVKDAYTVFFRNVSTSKTVAGKTVSGVQMIFNVFPNSAKNITFPELEIEVETPKEGGYKGIAHVVKTKPHQIKVRPIPPGFEAEQWLVTTSLSVSQQWDADIKNVKVGDVLTRTISRNAANTVSQLLPPVIWDSVAGISEYPYRSNVESHRSKTAISAKRTETMRYLFEKEGEVILPEMEFTWWNPYHKKLYKRTLKEVKIDVQPNPDLGMLASVRDSLQAQIAKTEAAEEQAEAPFTILGMSVKKFVTVLASIILLLVALMLMLKWALNYRRNYLLKYHSSELYYFRKLKKAIRRNNNKEQVKNLYIWIDRLHLKEPTLTYFAEVYGTENFYNQAQLFESRIAEGDLTYKLDVKELSKGRKKFVESGRYTIITNGWINP comes from the coding sequence ATGAGAAGCCTTGGTAAAATCGTTTTTCTGACCTGGGTATTAGGGGTGCTATTGGTATTTTTATCTCATTCAGCGCAAGCACAAAAGCTATGGTCAGAGGTGAGCTTAAATAAACAAAGCGTTTATTTGGGAGAACCCGTGGAGGTTACCGTTTCAGTATATACTTCCACTTGGTTTACGGCTGGTGTAGATCCTGGAAATGTAAAAGTAAAAGACGCCTACACTGTTTTTTTTAGAAACGTAAGCACTAGTAAAACGGTAGCAGGAAAAACAGTTTCAGGTGTTCAAATGATTTTTAATGTATTTCCAAACTCGGCTAAGAATATCACTTTTCCAGAGCTGGAAATAGAGGTGGAAACTCCAAAGGAAGGTGGGTATAAAGGTATTGCTCATGTGGTAAAGACAAAACCGCACCAAATAAAAGTTCGTCCTATTCCTCCAGGTTTTGAAGCTGAGCAATGGTTGGTAACCACTAGTCTCTCTGTAAGCCAGCAGTGGGATGCGGATATAAAAAACGTGAAAGTGGGTGATGTGCTTACGCGAACTATATCTAGAAATGCGGCCAATACGGTTAGTCAGCTTTTGCCCCCGGTAATTTGGGATAGTGTAGCTGGCATCAGCGAGTATCCTTATCGAAGCAATGTAGAAAGTCATAGGAGTAAAACTGCAATCAGCGCCAAGCGTACAGAAACTATGCGTTATCTTTTTGAAAAAGAAGGAGAAGTGATTTTACCGGAAATGGAGTTTACCTGGTGGAATCCTTACCATAAGAAGTTGTATAAGCGTACTTTAAAAGAAGTAAAAATTGACGTGCAGCCCAATCCGGATTTAGGGATGCTGGCCAGTGTGCGTGATAGTTTACAAGCACAAATTGCGAAAACTGAAGCAGCTGAAGAACAGGCTGAGGCACCCTTCACCATATTGGGCATGAGCGTGAAAAAGTTTGTCACTGTTTTAGCGTCTATTATTCTGTTGTTAGTGGCTTTGATGTTAATGTTGAAATGGGCTCTCAACTATCGAAGAAATTACTTACTAAAGTATCATAGTTCCGAACTTTATTACTTCAGAAAACTGAAGAAAGCTATAAGACGTAATAATAACAAAGAGCAAGTAAAAAACTTGTATATATGGATTGATAGATTACACTTAAAAGAGCCTACATTAACTTACTTTGCCGAAGTATATGGAACTGAGAATTTTTACAATCAAGCACAACTTTTTGAAAGTAGGATTGCGGAAGGAGATCTTACTTATAAACTCGATGTTAAGGAATTAAGTAAAGGAAGAAAAAAGTTTGTTGAATCAGGTAGATATACTATAATCACTAATGGATGGATAAACCCTTAA